A stretch of Cicer arietinum cultivar CDC Frontier isolate Library 1 chromosome 5, Cicar.CDCFrontier_v2.0, whole genome shotgun sequence DNA encodes these proteins:
- the LOC101507409 gene encoding protein MAIN-LIKE 2 isoform X2, with product MEMGTVDPYTTNPGPIDGSVLYDQDKHVSTAVWEGQERGALRCHEHTSKLDQWTLTPKQIELVEKAGFGYLRSIPAISLDNPLISALVERWRRETNTFHLNVGEMTVTLKDVALLLGLAIDGEPVIGLTYTSCSSVCEKYLGRVPESGYTSGGMVKLSWLKEFFSRCPEDAPIEVIEQHTRAYLLYLVGSTVFSTTTGNKVPVMYLPLFENFVRCGQYAWGAAALAFLYRALGNASLKTQSTISGCLTLLQCWSYFHLNVGRPKLNLDLLHDRFPFVLRWKGKQSGPTANRDVVFYRKALDSLKPCDVEWLPYRNMDSMVIPDHIKSTLILGRSKTMLICFDKAERHLPNRCLRQYGMLQSIPDDVERWERKSRGVDGGVDLSGKMESELTEWMDRRLHIVDGDEGVDESEYMDWYMRITRKFIGRPISLSSEFQRTKINKCLQNAGLRDIAHIADTFSTKGLDPLQIESISRIRYIAHECLRDQISGSTTIVTATPETEKRVRGKERIRRKGAGKRLRKDGAMQYSVVSEDEQPQFYGTAIEVGQLHLSHMNRELDHAQLCTVETAVSSVHMIHADAENMHLCDAHLGVDQSELGYEDDENDDDVAAEFNHHGDLKQEADEEIKEELNHITGEENIDELHAATDIHQDLQPCDHMVIDESQFCDVSHDDIDNAALSDDAADVNHTHFGDIDDINSQEINPTEDFVNSQLSHVVNNEIEPTPSATIAAIEVSQHSIETHGDISQKGDCSVAV from the exons ATGGAAATGGGAACAGTGGACCCTTACACAACAAATCCAGGTCCAATTGATGGTTCCGTGCTATACGACCAAGACAAGCATGTATCAACTGCAGTTTGGGAAGGACAG GAGCGCGGTGCCCTCAGATGTCATGAACACACTTCAAAACTTGATCAGTGGACACTTACGCCTAAACAGATTGAATTGGTCGAGAAAGCCGGATTTGGATACTTAAGGTCAATTCCGGCTATTAGTCTAGACAATCCACTTATCTCGGCTCTAGTCGAAAGATGGAGAAGAGAAACAAATACTTTTCACTTGAATGTCGGCGAAATGACAGTAACCCTTAAAGACGTCGCGCTCTTGCTCGGTCTCGCAATTGACGGGGAACCTGTAATAGGTCTTACGTATACCTCATGCAGTTCTGTTTGCGAAAAGTATCTCGGCAGAGTGCCCGAGTCGGGTTACACAAGCGGCGGGATGGTGAAGTTAAGTTGGTTGAAAGAGTTCTTTTCTCGATGTCCTGAAGATGCACCAATCGAAGTAATAGAGCAACATACCCGTGCATATCTTCTTTATCTTGTAGGTAGCACCGTATTCTCCACCACTACAGGGAATAAGGTCCCTGTAATGTATTTGCCATTATTCGAGAATTTTGTTAGATGCGGGCAATATGCCTGGGGCGCAGCGGCGTTGGCATTCTTGTATAGAGCACTAGGAAATGCCTCGTTAAAAACCCAAAGCACCATTAGCGGCTGTTTAACACTACTGCAG TGTTGGAGTTACTTTCACCTAAATGTTGGACGACCGAAACTCAATCTTGATTTGTTGCACGATCGGTTTCCCTTTGTGCTTAGATGGAAAGGAAAACAAAGTGGCCCGACTGCAAATCGTGATGTAGTGTTTTATCGGAAGGCATTGGATTCCCTAAAACCGTGTGAT GTGGAGTGGCTACCCTACCGAAACATGGACAGTATGGTAATTCCAGATCATATCAAAAGCACTTTAATCCTTGGGAGGTCAAAGACAATGTTAATATGTTTTGACAAAGCAGAAAGACATCTTCCGAATCGATGCTTAAGACAATATGGCATGCTTCAATCGATTCCGGATGATGTGGAGCGATGGGAGAGGAAGAGTCGCGGAGTTGACGGCGGGGTTGATTTGTCCGGAAAAATGGAATCAGAGCTTACTGAATGGATGGACCGTCGGTTGCACATCGTTGACGGGGATGAAGGTGTTGATGAAAGCGAGTATATGGATTGGTATATGAGAATAACGCGCAAGTTCATAGGGAGGCCTATTTCTCTGTCATCCGAGTTTCAAAGAACA aaaataaacaaatgctTGCAGAATGCTGGTCTGAGGGATATTGCACACATTGCCGATACTTTTTCGACAAAAGGGTTAGATCCACTACAAATTGAATCGATATCTAGGATAAGATATATCGCACATGAATGTTTGAGAGACCAAATCAGTGGTTCAACAACAATAGTAACAGCCACCCCTGAAACTGAAAAAAGAGTAAGGGGAAAGGAGAGGATTAGAAGAAAAGGAGCAGGAAAACGATTGCGGAAGGACGGTGCAATGCAATATAGTGTTGTTAGCGAGGATGAACAACCCCAGTTCTATGGCACTGCTATTGAGGTCGGACAATTGCATCTAAGTCATATGAATAGAGAATTGGATCATGCGCAATTATGTACCGTGGAAACTGCAGTTAGTTCTGTCCATATGATTCATGCAGATGCTGAGAACATGCACCTCTGCGATGCACATCTCGGGGTTGATCAATCAGAACTAGGCTACGAAGACGATGAAAACGATGACGATGTAGCTGCTGAGTTTAACCACCATGGAGATCTAAAGCAGGAAGCTGACGAGGAAATAAAGGAAGAGCTTAACCATATAACCGGTGAGGAAAATATTGATGAGCTGCATGCGGCCACCGACATTCATCAAGATCTACAACCGTGTGATCATATGGTGATAGACGAATCACAGTTTTGTGATGTAAGTCACGATGATATTGACAACGCGGCTCTTTCAGATGACGCGGCAGATGTCAATCACACACATTTCGGTGATATTGACGATATCAATTCACAAGAAATCAATCCAACTGAAGATTTTGTTAATTCTCAACTTTCTCATGTTGTTAACAATGAAATTGAACCAACACCATCTGCTACTATAGCAGCAATAGAAGTGTCTCAACATTCTATTGAAACTCATGGAGATATTTCACAGAAAGGTGATTGTAGTGTTGCTGTATAG
- the LOC101507409 gene encoding protein MAIN-LIKE 2 isoform X4 → MEMGTVDPYTTNPGPIDGSVLYDQDKHVSTAVWEGQERGALRCHEHTSKLDQWTLTPKQIELVEKAGFGYLRSIPAISLDNPLISALVERWRRETNTFHLNVGEMTVTLKDVALLLGLAIDGEPVIGLTYTSCSSVCEKYLGRVPESGYTSGGMVKLSWLKEFFSRCPEDAPIEVIEQHTRAYLLYLVGSTVFSTTTGNKVPVMYLPLFENFVRCGQYAWGAAALAFLYRALGNASLKTQSTISGCLTLLQCWSYFHLNVGRPKLNLDLLHDRFPFVLRWKGKQSGPTANRDVVFYRKALDSLKPCDVEWLPYRNMDSMVIPDHIKSTLILGRSKTMLICFDKAERHLPNRCLRQYGMLQSIPDDVERWERKSRGVDGGVDLSGKMESELTEWMDRRLHIVDGDEGVDESEYMDWYMRITRKFIGRPISLSSEFQRTNAGLRDIAHIADTFSTKGLDPLQIESISRIRYIAHECLRDQISGSTTIVTATPETEKRVRGKERIRRKGAGKRLRKDGAMQYSVVSEDEQPQFYGTAIEVGQLHLSHMNRELDHAQLCTVETAVSSVHMIHADAENMHLCDAHLGVDQSELGYEDDENDDDVAAEFNHHGDLKQEADEEIKEELNHITGEENIDELHAATDIHQDLQPCDHMVIDESQFCDVSHDDIDNAALSDDAADVNHTHFGDIDDINSQEINPTEDFVNSQLSHVVNNEIEPTPSATIAAIEVSQHSIETHGDISQKGDCSVAV, encoded by the exons ATGGAAATGGGAACAGTGGACCCTTACACAACAAATCCAGGTCCAATTGATGGTTCCGTGCTATACGACCAAGACAAGCATGTATCAACTGCAGTTTGGGAAGGACAG GAGCGCGGTGCCCTCAGATGTCATGAACACACTTCAAAACTTGATCAGTGGACACTTACGCCTAAACAGATTGAATTGGTCGAGAAAGCCGGATTTGGATACTTAAGGTCAATTCCGGCTATTAGTCTAGACAATCCACTTATCTCGGCTCTAGTCGAAAGATGGAGAAGAGAAACAAATACTTTTCACTTGAATGTCGGCGAAATGACAGTAACCCTTAAAGACGTCGCGCTCTTGCTCGGTCTCGCAATTGACGGGGAACCTGTAATAGGTCTTACGTATACCTCATGCAGTTCTGTTTGCGAAAAGTATCTCGGCAGAGTGCCCGAGTCGGGTTACACAAGCGGCGGGATGGTGAAGTTAAGTTGGTTGAAAGAGTTCTTTTCTCGATGTCCTGAAGATGCACCAATCGAAGTAATAGAGCAACATACCCGTGCATATCTTCTTTATCTTGTAGGTAGCACCGTATTCTCCACCACTACAGGGAATAAGGTCCCTGTAATGTATTTGCCATTATTCGAGAATTTTGTTAGATGCGGGCAATATGCCTGGGGCGCAGCGGCGTTGGCATTCTTGTATAGAGCACTAGGAAATGCCTCGTTAAAAACCCAAAGCACCATTAGCGGCTGTTTAACACTACTGCAG TGTTGGAGTTACTTTCACCTAAATGTTGGACGACCGAAACTCAATCTTGATTTGTTGCACGATCGGTTTCCCTTTGTGCTTAGATGGAAAGGAAAACAAAGTGGCCCGACTGCAAATCGTGATGTAGTGTTTTATCGGAAGGCATTGGATTCCCTAAAACCGTGTGAT GTGGAGTGGCTACCCTACCGAAACATGGACAGTATGGTAATTCCAGATCATATCAAAAGCACTTTAATCCTTGGGAGGTCAAAGACAATGTTAATATGTTTTGACAAAGCAGAAAGACATCTTCCGAATCGATGCTTAAGACAATATGGCATGCTTCAATCGATTCCGGATGATGTGGAGCGATGGGAGAGGAAGAGTCGCGGAGTTGACGGCGGGGTTGATTTGTCCGGAAAAATGGAATCAGAGCTTACTGAATGGATGGACCGTCGGTTGCACATCGTTGACGGGGATGAAGGTGTTGATGAAAGCGAGTATATGGATTGGTATATGAGAATAACGCGCAAGTTCATAGGGAGGCCTATTTCTCTGTCATCCGAGTTTCAAAGAACA AATGCTGGTCTGAGGGATATTGCACACATTGCCGATACTTTTTCGACAAAAGGGTTAGATCCACTACAAATTGAATCGATATCTAGGATAAGATATATCGCACATGAATGTTTGAGAGACCAAATCAGTGGTTCAACAACAATAGTAACAGCCACCCCTGAAACTGAAAAAAGAGTAAGGGGAAAGGAGAGGATTAGAAGAAAAGGAGCAGGAAAACGATTGCGGAAGGACGGTGCAATGCAATATAGTGTTGTTAGCGAGGATGAACAACCCCAGTTCTATGGCACTGCTATTGAGGTCGGACAATTGCATCTAAGTCATATGAATAGAGAATTGGATCATGCGCAATTATGTACCGTGGAAACTGCAGTTAGTTCTGTCCATATGATTCATGCAGATGCTGAGAACATGCACCTCTGCGATGCACATCTCGGGGTTGATCAATCAGAACTAGGCTACGAAGACGATGAAAACGATGACGATGTAGCTGCTGAGTTTAACCACCATGGAGATCTAAAGCAGGAAGCTGACGAGGAAATAAAGGAAGAGCTTAACCATATAACCGGTGAGGAAAATATTGATGAGCTGCATGCGGCCACCGACATTCATCAAGATCTACAACCGTGTGATCATATGGTGATAGACGAATCACAGTTTTGTGATGTAAGTCACGATGATATTGACAACGCGGCTCTTTCAGATGACGCGGCAGATGTCAATCACACACATTTCGGTGATATTGACGATATCAATTCACAAGAAATCAATCCAACTGAAGATTTTGTTAATTCTCAACTTTCTCATGTTGTTAACAATGAAATTGAACCAACACCATCTGCTACTATAGCAGCAATAGAAGTGTCTCAACATTCTATTGAAACTCATGGAGATATTTCACAGAAAGGTGATTGTAGTGTTGCTGTATAG
- the LOC101507409 gene encoding protein MAIN-LIKE 2 isoform X1, with translation MEMGTVDPYTTNPGPIDGSVLYDQDKHVSTAVWEGQQERGALRCHEHTSKLDQWTLTPKQIELVEKAGFGYLRSIPAISLDNPLISALVERWRRETNTFHLNVGEMTVTLKDVALLLGLAIDGEPVIGLTYTSCSSVCEKYLGRVPESGYTSGGMVKLSWLKEFFSRCPEDAPIEVIEQHTRAYLLYLVGSTVFSTTTGNKVPVMYLPLFENFVRCGQYAWGAAALAFLYRALGNASLKTQSTISGCLTLLQCWSYFHLNVGRPKLNLDLLHDRFPFVLRWKGKQSGPTANRDVVFYRKALDSLKPCDVEWLPYRNMDSMVIPDHIKSTLILGRSKTMLICFDKAERHLPNRCLRQYGMLQSIPDDVERWERKSRGVDGGVDLSGKMESELTEWMDRRLHIVDGDEGVDESEYMDWYMRITRKFIGRPISLSSEFQRTKINKCLQNAGLRDIAHIADTFSTKGLDPLQIESISRIRYIAHECLRDQISGSTTIVTATPETEKRVRGKERIRRKGAGKRLRKDGAMQYSVVSEDEQPQFYGTAIEVGQLHLSHMNRELDHAQLCTVETAVSSVHMIHADAENMHLCDAHLGVDQSELGYEDDENDDDVAAEFNHHGDLKQEADEEIKEELNHITGEENIDELHAATDIHQDLQPCDHMVIDESQFCDVSHDDIDNAALSDDAADVNHTHFGDIDDINSQEINPTEDFVNSQLSHVVNNEIEPTPSATIAAIEVSQHSIETHGDISQKGDCSVAV, from the exons ATGGAAATGGGAACAGTGGACCCTTACACAACAAATCCAGGTCCAATTGATGGTTCCGTGCTATACGACCAAGACAAGCATGTATCAACTGCAGTTTGGGAAGGACAG CAGGAGCGCGGTGCCCTCAGATGTCATGAACACACTTCAAAACTTGATCAGTGGACACTTACGCCTAAACAGATTGAATTGGTCGAGAAAGCCGGATTTGGATACTTAAGGTCAATTCCGGCTATTAGTCTAGACAATCCACTTATCTCGGCTCTAGTCGAAAGATGGAGAAGAGAAACAAATACTTTTCACTTGAATGTCGGCGAAATGACAGTAACCCTTAAAGACGTCGCGCTCTTGCTCGGTCTCGCAATTGACGGGGAACCTGTAATAGGTCTTACGTATACCTCATGCAGTTCTGTTTGCGAAAAGTATCTCGGCAGAGTGCCCGAGTCGGGTTACACAAGCGGCGGGATGGTGAAGTTAAGTTGGTTGAAAGAGTTCTTTTCTCGATGTCCTGAAGATGCACCAATCGAAGTAATAGAGCAACATACCCGTGCATATCTTCTTTATCTTGTAGGTAGCACCGTATTCTCCACCACTACAGGGAATAAGGTCCCTGTAATGTATTTGCCATTATTCGAGAATTTTGTTAGATGCGGGCAATATGCCTGGGGCGCAGCGGCGTTGGCATTCTTGTATAGAGCACTAGGAAATGCCTCGTTAAAAACCCAAAGCACCATTAGCGGCTGTTTAACACTACTGCAG TGTTGGAGTTACTTTCACCTAAATGTTGGACGACCGAAACTCAATCTTGATTTGTTGCACGATCGGTTTCCCTTTGTGCTTAGATGGAAAGGAAAACAAAGTGGCCCGACTGCAAATCGTGATGTAGTGTTTTATCGGAAGGCATTGGATTCCCTAAAACCGTGTGAT GTGGAGTGGCTACCCTACCGAAACATGGACAGTATGGTAATTCCAGATCATATCAAAAGCACTTTAATCCTTGGGAGGTCAAAGACAATGTTAATATGTTTTGACAAAGCAGAAAGACATCTTCCGAATCGATGCTTAAGACAATATGGCATGCTTCAATCGATTCCGGATGATGTGGAGCGATGGGAGAGGAAGAGTCGCGGAGTTGACGGCGGGGTTGATTTGTCCGGAAAAATGGAATCAGAGCTTACTGAATGGATGGACCGTCGGTTGCACATCGTTGACGGGGATGAAGGTGTTGATGAAAGCGAGTATATGGATTGGTATATGAGAATAACGCGCAAGTTCATAGGGAGGCCTATTTCTCTGTCATCCGAGTTTCAAAGAACA aaaataaacaaatgctTGCAGAATGCTGGTCTGAGGGATATTGCACACATTGCCGATACTTTTTCGACAAAAGGGTTAGATCCACTACAAATTGAATCGATATCTAGGATAAGATATATCGCACATGAATGTTTGAGAGACCAAATCAGTGGTTCAACAACAATAGTAACAGCCACCCCTGAAACTGAAAAAAGAGTAAGGGGAAAGGAGAGGATTAGAAGAAAAGGAGCAGGAAAACGATTGCGGAAGGACGGTGCAATGCAATATAGTGTTGTTAGCGAGGATGAACAACCCCAGTTCTATGGCACTGCTATTGAGGTCGGACAATTGCATCTAAGTCATATGAATAGAGAATTGGATCATGCGCAATTATGTACCGTGGAAACTGCAGTTAGTTCTGTCCATATGATTCATGCAGATGCTGAGAACATGCACCTCTGCGATGCACATCTCGGGGTTGATCAATCAGAACTAGGCTACGAAGACGATGAAAACGATGACGATGTAGCTGCTGAGTTTAACCACCATGGAGATCTAAAGCAGGAAGCTGACGAGGAAATAAAGGAAGAGCTTAACCATATAACCGGTGAGGAAAATATTGATGAGCTGCATGCGGCCACCGACATTCATCAAGATCTACAACCGTGTGATCATATGGTGATAGACGAATCACAGTTTTGTGATGTAAGTCACGATGATATTGACAACGCGGCTCTTTCAGATGACGCGGCAGATGTCAATCACACACATTTCGGTGATATTGACGATATCAATTCACAAGAAATCAATCCAACTGAAGATTTTGTTAATTCTCAACTTTCTCATGTTGTTAACAATGAAATTGAACCAACACCATCTGCTACTATAGCAGCAATAGAAGTGTCTCAACATTCTATTGAAACTCATGGAGATATTTCACAGAAAGGTGATTGTAGTGTTGCTGTATAG
- the LOC101507409 gene encoding protein MAIN-LIKE 2 isoform X3, whose protein sequence is MEMGTVDPYTTNPGPIDGSVLYDQDKHVSTAVWEGQQERGALRCHEHTSKLDQWTLTPKQIELVEKAGFGYLRSIPAISLDNPLISALVERWRRETNTFHLNVGEMTVTLKDVALLLGLAIDGEPVIGLTYTSCSSVCEKYLGRVPESGYTSGGMVKLSWLKEFFSRCPEDAPIEVIEQHTRAYLLYLVGSTVFSTTTGNKVPVMYLPLFENFVRCGQYAWGAAALAFLYRALGNASLKTQSTISGCLTLLQCWSYFHLNVGRPKLNLDLLHDRFPFVLRWKGKQSGPTANRDVVFYRKALDSLKPCDVEWLPYRNMDSMVIPDHIKSTLILGRSKTMLICFDKAERHLPNRCLRQYGMLQSIPDDVERWERKSRGVDGGVDLSGKMESELTEWMDRRLHIVDGDEGVDESEYMDWYMRITRKFIGRPISLSSEFQRTNAGLRDIAHIADTFSTKGLDPLQIESISRIRYIAHECLRDQISGSTTIVTATPETEKRVRGKERIRRKGAGKRLRKDGAMQYSVVSEDEQPQFYGTAIEVGQLHLSHMNRELDHAQLCTVETAVSSVHMIHADAENMHLCDAHLGVDQSELGYEDDENDDDVAAEFNHHGDLKQEADEEIKEELNHITGEENIDELHAATDIHQDLQPCDHMVIDESQFCDVSHDDIDNAALSDDAADVNHTHFGDIDDINSQEINPTEDFVNSQLSHVVNNEIEPTPSATIAAIEVSQHSIETHGDISQKGDCSVAV, encoded by the exons ATGGAAATGGGAACAGTGGACCCTTACACAACAAATCCAGGTCCAATTGATGGTTCCGTGCTATACGACCAAGACAAGCATGTATCAACTGCAGTTTGGGAAGGACAG CAGGAGCGCGGTGCCCTCAGATGTCATGAACACACTTCAAAACTTGATCAGTGGACACTTACGCCTAAACAGATTGAATTGGTCGAGAAAGCCGGATTTGGATACTTAAGGTCAATTCCGGCTATTAGTCTAGACAATCCACTTATCTCGGCTCTAGTCGAAAGATGGAGAAGAGAAACAAATACTTTTCACTTGAATGTCGGCGAAATGACAGTAACCCTTAAAGACGTCGCGCTCTTGCTCGGTCTCGCAATTGACGGGGAACCTGTAATAGGTCTTACGTATACCTCATGCAGTTCTGTTTGCGAAAAGTATCTCGGCAGAGTGCCCGAGTCGGGTTACACAAGCGGCGGGATGGTGAAGTTAAGTTGGTTGAAAGAGTTCTTTTCTCGATGTCCTGAAGATGCACCAATCGAAGTAATAGAGCAACATACCCGTGCATATCTTCTTTATCTTGTAGGTAGCACCGTATTCTCCACCACTACAGGGAATAAGGTCCCTGTAATGTATTTGCCATTATTCGAGAATTTTGTTAGATGCGGGCAATATGCCTGGGGCGCAGCGGCGTTGGCATTCTTGTATAGAGCACTAGGAAATGCCTCGTTAAAAACCCAAAGCACCATTAGCGGCTGTTTAACACTACTGCAG TGTTGGAGTTACTTTCACCTAAATGTTGGACGACCGAAACTCAATCTTGATTTGTTGCACGATCGGTTTCCCTTTGTGCTTAGATGGAAAGGAAAACAAAGTGGCCCGACTGCAAATCGTGATGTAGTGTTTTATCGGAAGGCATTGGATTCCCTAAAACCGTGTGAT GTGGAGTGGCTACCCTACCGAAACATGGACAGTATGGTAATTCCAGATCATATCAAAAGCACTTTAATCCTTGGGAGGTCAAAGACAATGTTAATATGTTTTGACAAAGCAGAAAGACATCTTCCGAATCGATGCTTAAGACAATATGGCATGCTTCAATCGATTCCGGATGATGTGGAGCGATGGGAGAGGAAGAGTCGCGGAGTTGACGGCGGGGTTGATTTGTCCGGAAAAATGGAATCAGAGCTTACTGAATGGATGGACCGTCGGTTGCACATCGTTGACGGGGATGAAGGTGTTGATGAAAGCGAGTATATGGATTGGTATATGAGAATAACGCGCAAGTTCATAGGGAGGCCTATTTCTCTGTCATCCGAGTTTCAAAGAACA AATGCTGGTCTGAGGGATATTGCACACATTGCCGATACTTTTTCGACAAAAGGGTTAGATCCACTACAAATTGAATCGATATCTAGGATAAGATATATCGCACATGAATGTTTGAGAGACCAAATCAGTGGTTCAACAACAATAGTAACAGCCACCCCTGAAACTGAAAAAAGAGTAAGGGGAAAGGAGAGGATTAGAAGAAAAGGAGCAGGAAAACGATTGCGGAAGGACGGTGCAATGCAATATAGTGTTGTTAGCGAGGATGAACAACCCCAGTTCTATGGCACTGCTATTGAGGTCGGACAATTGCATCTAAGTCATATGAATAGAGAATTGGATCATGCGCAATTATGTACCGTGGAAACTGCAGTTAGTTCTGTCCATATGATTCATGCAGATGCTGAGAACATGCACCTCTGCGATGCACATCTCGGGGTTGATCAATCAGAACTAGGCTACGAAGACGATGAAAACGATGACGATGTAGCTGCTGAGTTTAACCACCATGGAGATCTAAAGCAGGAAGCTGACGAGGAAATAAAGGAAGAGCTTAACCATATAACCGGTGAGGAAAATATTGATGAGCTGCATGCGGCCACCGACATTCATCAAGATCTACAACCGTGTGATCATATGGTGATAGACGAATCACAGTTTTGTGATGTAAGTCACGATGATATTGACAACGCGGCTCTTTCAGATGACGCGGCAGATGTCAATCACACACATTTCGGTGATATTGACGATATCAATTCACAAGAAATCAATCCAACTGAAGATTTTGTTAATTCTCAACTTTCTCATGTTGTTAACAATGAAATTGAACCAACACCATCTGCTACTATAGCAGCAATAGAAGTGTCTCAACATTCTATTGAAACTCATGGAGATATTTCACAGAAAGGTGATTGTAGTGTTGCTGTATAG